A single Nocardioides bizhenqiangii DNA region contains:
- a CDS encoding MmcQ/YjbR family DNA-binding protein has product MPARPDVPLAWVERLRSLFEGLPECYEEAAWTGVRWRVGHATVAHVFGGEDQLFRITFRAEPDEVLAFEHLGAPYFKVSWGGNVVGMLLDDDTAWDELAELLTDSYCLQAPQRLADLVERPGMAG; this is encoded by the coding sequence GTGCCCGCCCGTCCCGACGTCCCGCTCGCCTGGGTGGAGCGGCTGCGCTCCCTCTTCGAGGGCTTGCCGGAGTGCTACGAGGAAGCCGCGTGGACCGGTGTCCGCTGGCGGGTCGGGCACGCGACGGTGGCGCACGTGTTCGGCGGCGAGGACCAGCTGTTCCGGATCACGTTCCGGGCGGAGCCCGACGAAGTGCTCGCGTTCGAGCACCTGGGTGCGCCGTACTTCAAGGTCAGCTGGGGGGGCAACGTCGTCGGCATGCTTCTCGACGACGACACCGCCTGGGACGAGCTGGCCGAGCTGCTCACCGACTCCTACTGCCTCCAGGCCCCGCAGCGGCTGGCCGACCTGGTGGAGCGGCCCGGCATGGCAGGCTGA
- a CDS encoding ABC transporter permease, translating to MTSSAAPARLARVLAGRALQAVGVAVLVSGLCFLVVQRLPGDIAYRIAAGRYGYDLVDEQAVAGVRSELGLDQPAWQQLLHWLGDLVRLDFGRSLVTHQPVLSEVGYFLTGTLQLAAVALLLAVAIGAALGTAAARRPGGVVDRLTDLWVAGVRALPAFLLGLLLIVVLSVHLRWLPSAGQGGSTTIILPALTLALGLSGLFARVTRDAVVEVRRSDYVRFARTKGLGGRLVLLRHVVRNAAVVLVPYIGVQAVIIIEGVVVVEALFSWQGLGHALVHAVFWRDIPVLQASALVLALLVVAVNTLADLTVLWLDPRPRGQEALR from the coding sequence ATGACCTCCTCCGCCGCACCCGCGCGACTCGCGCGGGTGCTGGCGGGCCGGGCGCTACAGGCGGTCGGCGTCGCCGTGCTCGTGTCCGGGCTCTGCTTCCTCGTGGTTCAACGGCTGCCCGGCGACATCGCCTACCGGATCGCCGCCGGGCGGTACGGCTACGACCTGGTCGACGAGCAGGCGGTCGCGGGGGTCCGCAGCGAGCTCGGTCTCGACCAGCCGGCGTGGCAGCAGCTGTTGCACTGGCTGGGTGACCTGGTGCGCCTCGACTTCGGACGGTCGCTGGTCACCCATCAGCCGGTCCTGTCCGAGGTCGGCTACTTCCTCACCGGCACGCTGCAGCTCGCGGCGGTCGCACTCCTGCTCGCGGTCGCGATCGGAGCGGCTCTCGGGACGGCGGCAGCACGCCGGCCGGGGGGCGTGGTCGACCGGCTGACCGACCTCTGGGTTGCGGGGGTGCGCGCACTGCCCGCGTTCCTGCTCGGGCTGCTGCTGATCGTGGTGCTCTCGGTGCACCTGCGGTGGCTTCCGTCCGCGGGCCAGGGGGGATCCACCACGATCATCCTGCCGGCCCTGACCCTCGCGCTCGGCCTGTCCGGCCTGTTCGCACGGGTGACCCGGGACGCGGTCGTCGAGGTGCGCCGGTCCGACTACGTGCGGTTCGCGCGGACCAAGGGGCTCGGGGGCCGGTTGGTGCTGCTCCGCCACGTGGTGCGCAACGCGGCCGTCGTCCTCGTCCCCTACATCGGTGTGCAGGCGGTGATCATCATCGAGGGCGTCGTGGTCGTCGAGGCGTTGTTCTCCTGGCAAGGGCTCGGGCACGCACTCGTGCACGCCGTGTTCTGGCGCGACATCCCCGTCCTCCAGGCGAGTGCACTGGTGCTCGCCCTGCTCGTGGTCGCCGTCAACACCCTGGCCGACCTCACCGTGCTGTGGCTCGATCCCCGTCCGCGTGGGCAGGAGGCCCTCCGATGA
- a CDS encoding ABC transporter permease yields the protein MTALAELALHPPARRSRAATVTRRICLAMLAGLVLFALVGPFVLADPAAQSLDRYLEGPSLTEPLGRDEYGRSVVSRLAHATRLSLLLAAACVGTALLLGTATGILAGWRGGLVDVALRSTSEVFVAMPALLVVLLVAASSPDGGVWTLYLGLALAQWVEYFRVVRSRSALLLGSPAVEAARLLGLGWPHVVRRHLWPDLRPLLVTLASLGMVTSILAMSTLGFVKVGLQPPRAELGLMITESFPFYDVAPWLSLAPVAVLFILTICFLSLRRTEDS from the coding sequence ATGACAGCACTCGCCGAGCTCGCGCTGCACCCGCCGGCCAGGAGGTCGCGGGCGGCGACAGTCACCCGTCGCATCTGCCTGGCGATGCTCGCCGGGCTGGTCCTCTTCGCCCTCGTCGGGCCCTTCGTGCTTGCCGATCCTGCAGCCCAGTCCCTCGACCGCTATCTCGAGGGGCCCAGCCTGACCGAGCCGCTCGGCCGCGACGAGTACGGCCGCAGTGTCGTGTCGCGACTCGCGCACGCGACGCGGCTGTCCCTCCTGCTGGCCGCTGCCTGCGTCGGCACCGCGCTGCTGCTGGGCACCGCGACCGGGATCCTGGCCGGCTGGCGCGGCGGCCTGGTCGACGTCGCCCTCCGCTCGACGTCGGAGGTGTTCGTCGCCATGCCCGCCCTGCTCGTGGTCCTCCTCGTCGCCGCGTCGTCGCCCGACGGCGGGGTGTGGACCTTGTACCTCGGGCTCGCGCTCGCCCAGTGGGTGGAGTACTTCCGGGTGGTCCGGTCCCGCTCCGCACTCCTGCTCGGGTCACCCGCTGTCGAGGCGGCCAGGCTCCTGGGGCTCGGCTGGCCGCACGTCGTACGGCGTCACCTCTGGCCGGACCTGCGCCCACTGCTCGTCACGCTCGCATCGCTCGGCATGGTCACCTCGATCCTCGCGATGTCGACCCTCGGCTTCGTCAAGGTCGGCCTCCAGCCACCGCGCGCCGAGCTCGGCCTGATGATCACCGAGTCGTTCCCCTTCTACGACGTGGCGCCCTGGTTGTCGCTCGCCCCGGTGGCCGTGCTGTTCATCCTGACCATCTGCTTCCTGAGCCTGCGACGGACGGAGGACTCATGA
- a CDS encoding TetR/AcrR family transcriptional regulator, giving the protein MRKTPRQARSREMVERIVAAGREVLVTDGYDAFSTNRVAAAAGISPGSLYQYFPDKAAILDVVIDRYTEQTADRVAAAMADRMGGAGLDVVRDIVDALVSALEADRALLHVVAEQLPLARSKARREALEQRVRGLASTYLIARPEHSRRPVPAVSTWVTVLAIENLATRWVLDQPDITRDQLLDEIVAMVSGYLLS; this is encoded by the coding sequence ATGCGGAAGACACCACGGCAGGCCCGCTCCCGCGAGATGGTCGAGCGGATCGTCGCGGCCGGCCGGGAGGTGCTGGTCACGGACGGGTACGACGCGTTCTCGACCAACCGGGTCGCCGCGGCCGCCGGCATCAGCCCGGGGTCGCTCTACCAGTACTTCCCCGACAAGGCCGCGATCCTCGACGTCGTGATCGACCGCTACACCGAGCAGACGGCCGACCGGGTCGCGGCCGCCATGGCGGACCGGATGGGCGGCGCCGGGTTGGACGTCGTCCGCGACATCGTCGACGCGCTGGTCTCGGCGCTCGAGGCCGACCGTGCCCTGCTGCACGTCGTCGCAGAACAGCTGCCGCTCGCCCGCAGCAAGGCCCGCCGCGAGGCGCTCGAGCAGCGGGTGCGGGGGCTCGCGTCGACGTACCTCATCGCCCGGCCGGAGCACAGCCGGCGCCCGGTCCCTGCCGTGTCGACGTGGGTGACCGTCCTCGCGATCGAGAACCTCGCCACCCGGTGGGTGCTCGACCAACCCGACATCACCCGCGACCAGCTGCTCGACGAGATCGTCGCGATGGTGAGTGGCTACCTGCTCTCGTGA
- a CDS encoding ABC transporter substrate-binding protein, with translation MTVVMVVGLASGCGATRADDRGGDTLRVVGPFEIHSLEPTATSGFFTRLEVAETLVTADLEGNLAPGLASDWSPSQGGRTWTFELVPDVTFHDGTPLTPEAAVDSLETVRRDEASPLAAAPIEQIAATDTGLRFELSEPNLTLPAVLTHYSTMILAPAAYDDDDHVSELIGTGPYRIDRIELPASIEVTRFDDWRGTPPEIEKVSFQSVSRAESRALMATSDDADVVWHLEPAGRQKVEASDGVSMASTLQPRTIMLKVNNDHPILGDPDVRRALSMALDREAMAEAVLREPELAATQLMPPSLTTWSQPDLAPLEHDADGARQLLESAGWEADDDGVLTKDGEALRLNLLTYPDRPELPALATAIQASAKEVGIEIDVEVTNSSEIPVRHADDTLELALVARHFALVSDPLVTVAETFAPAGSEWGVQNWSDPQLTAAVDQLLTGPSEDRAEELRATIVTIAQEQLPLVPVAWYRMNAAVQDRVEGFVFDPLETSWHFSQVRWAS, from the coding sequence GTGACGGTCGTCATGGTGGTCGGACTCGCGTCCGGCTGTGGCGCCACCCGGGCGGACGATCGAGGCGGCGACACGCTGCGCGTCGTCGGCCCGTTCGAGATCCACAGCCTGGAGCCGACCGCGACGAGCGGGTTCTTCACTCGGCTCGAGGTGGCCGAGACCCTGGTGACCGCGGACCTCGAGGGCAACCTGGCCCCGGGCCTGGCCAGCGACTGGTCCCCGTCGCAGGGCGGTAGGACGTGGACCTTCGAGCTCGTCCCCGACGTGACGTTCCACGACGGGACTCCGCTCACGCCGGAGGCAGCCGTGGACTCGCTCGAGACCGTCCGGCGCGACGAGGCCAGTCCACTGGCCGCAGCGCCGATCGAGCAGATCGCCGCCACGGACACCGGCCTGCGGTTCGAGCTGAGCGAACCCAACCTCACCCTGCCCGCGGTCCTCACGCACTACAGCACGATGATCCTGGCTCCGGCGGCGTACGACGACGACGATCACGTCTCCGAGCTGATCGGGACCGGTCCCTACCGAATCGACCGGATCGAGCTGCCCGCCTCCATCGAGGTCACCCGGTTCGACGACTGGCGAGGGACGCCTCCGGAGATCGAGAAGGTCAGCTTCCAGTCGGTCAGCCGCGCGGAGTCACGGGCGCTGATGGCGACGAGCGACGACGCCGACGTCGTCTGGCACCTCGAGCCGGCCGGGCGCCAGAAGGTCGAGGCGTCCGACGGGGTCTCGATGGCGTCGACCCTGCAGCCGCGGACGATCATGCTCAAGGTCAACAACGACCACCCGATCCTGGGCGACCCGGACGTCCGCCGGGCGCTGAGCATGGCGCTGGACCGCGAGGCGATGGCGGAGGCTGTGCTCCGCGAGCCCGAGCTGGCCGCCACCCAGCTCATGCCGCCGTCGCTGACCACCTGGAGCCAGCCCGACCTCGCCCCGCTCGAGCACGACGCGGACGGGGCGCGCCAGCTGCTCGAGTCCGCAGGCTGGGAGGCCGACGACGACGGCGTCCTGACCAAGGACGGCGAGGCCCTCCGCCTGAACCTGCTGACCTATCCGGACCGCCCCGAGCTGCCCGCACTTGCCACCGCCATCCAGGCGTCGGCGAAGGAGGTCGGCATCGAGATCGACGTCGAGGTCACCAACTCCAGCGAGATCCCGGTCCGGCACGCCGACGACACCCTCGAGCTGGCGCTCGTCGCGCGGCACTTCGCGCTGGTGTCCGACCCGTTGGTCACCGTCGCCGAGACCTTCGCGCCGGCAGGCTCCGAGTGGGGCGTCCAGAACTGGTCGGACCCGCAGCTCACCGCCGCGGTCGACCAGCTCCTCACCGGCCCCTCGGAGGACCGGGCAGAGGAGCTGCGTGCCACCATCGTGACGATCGCCCAGGAGCAGCTCCCGCTGGTGCCCGTCGCCTGGTACCGGATGAACGCCGCGGTGCAGGACCGGGTCGAGGGCTTCGTGTTCGACCCCCTCGAGACCTCGTGGCACTTCTCCCAGGTCCGGTGGGCCTCATGA
- a CDS encoding ABC transporter ATP-binding protein: MTESMLTIDQITVRHRGALLVDAGDVTIRPGRPTTIIGESGSGKSLLAHAVMGTIPTELDVRGSLRVGGRHFDAADLDSRRALWGRELALLPQEPAQALDPTMRVRGQVAEGVPGFRSRDRRAGEVADAALGRLGLARAGRAFPHQLSGGMAQRVAFAATTVGGARILIVDEPTKGLDPVALDQLATLLTEHCAAGGALLTITHDLRLARQLGGDVLVMRDATIVERGAAVDVLSRPAHDYTRRLLAAEPGRWHYPWMRSAPPARTTEPLVTATGLTKGYGAHPLFTDLSLTVHAGERWAVNGPSGVGKTTLGNLLLRLGRPDRGHVEHGPALEPGRVQKLYQDPASSFPPRVPLRAAVDDVLLRHRVRPDRLRSLLDRVGLPEELLDRRPSQVSGGELQRLAIVRAMLPGPKLLLADEATSRLDLVTQAATTDCLMAELAERDCALLLVTHDRDLAGAVADHLLDLTPRAGGADAPAPAAQALSSPTV; the protein is encoded by the coding sequence ATGACGGAGTCCATGTTGACCATCGACCAGATCACGGTCCGGCACCGCGGGGCCCTGCTCGTCGACGCCGGCGACGTCACGATCAGGCCGGGGCGGCCGACGACGATCATCGGCGAGAGCGGATCGGGCAAGTCGCTCCTCGCACACGCGGTGATGGGCACCATCCCGACCGAGCTCGACGTCCGCGGGTCGTTGCGCGTCGGCGGACGCCACTTCGACGCCGCCGACCTCGACAGCCGGCGGGCGCTCTGGGGCCGCGAGCTCGCGCTGCTGCCCCAGGAGCCGGCGCAGGCGCTCGACCCCACGATGCGGGTCCGCGGGCAGGTCGCCGAGGGCGTGCCCGGCTTCCGGTCGCGGGACCGGCGGGCGGGCGAGGTCGCCGACGCGGCGCTGGGCCGCCTCGGCCTCGCCAGGGCCGGCCGCGCGTTCCCCCACCAGCTGTCCGGCGGGATGGCGCAACGGGTCGCGTTCGCCGCGACGACGGTCGGCGGCGCACGCATCCTGATCGTGGACGAGCCGACCAAGGGTCTCGACCCCGTCGCCCTCGACCAGCTCGCCACGCTGCTGACCGAGCACTGCGCCGCGGGCGGCGCTCTCCTCACGATCACGCACGACCTCCGGCTAGCCCGGCAGCTCGGCGGCGACGTGCTGGTGATGCGGGACGCCACGATCGTCGAGCGCGGCGCGGCCGTCGACGTGCTCAGCCGGCCGGCGCACGACTACACCCGGCGGCTGCTGGCCGCGGAACCCGGCCGTTGGCACTATCCCTGGATGCGGTCCGCACCGCCGGCGCGGACGACCGAGCCGCTGGTCACCGCGACCGGACTGACCAAGGGGTACGGCGCCCACCCCCTCTTCACCGACCTCTCGCTGACCGTCCACGCCGGTGAACGCTGGGCCGTGAACGGGCCCAGCGGCGTCGGCAAGACCACCCTCGGCAACCTGCTCCTGCGGCTGGGCCGACCCGACCGCGGCCACGTCGAGCACGGACCCGCGCTCGAGCCGGGGCGGGTCCAGAAGCTCTACCAGGACCCGGCCTCGTCGTTCCCGCCTCGGGTACCCCTCCGCGCGGCGGTCGACGACGTCCTCCTGCGGCACCGGGTGCGGCCCGACCGGTTGCGCTCGCTGCTGGACAGGGTCGGCCTGCCCGAGGAGCTGCTCGACCGGCGTCCCAGCCAGGTGTCGGGCGGGGAGCTCCAGCGGTTGGCGATCGTCCGCGCGATGCTGCCCGGGCCGAAGCTGCTGCTCGCCGATGAAGCGACCTCACGGCTGGACCTGGTCACCCAGGCGGCGACCACGGACTGCCTGATGGCCGAGCTCGCCGAGCGCGACTGCGCGTTGCTCCTCGTGACCCACGACCGGGACCTCGCAGGCGCGGTCGCCGACCACCTGCTCGACCTGACGCCGCGGGCCGGCGGTGCGGACGCTCCTGCGCCCGCGGCTCAGGCCTTGAGCTCGCCGACGGTCTGA
- a CDS encoding 3-hydroxybutyryl-CoA dehydrogenase: protein MTQRIGVVGGGLMGSGIAEVCARSGRDVIVVEANAPAAEAARARIEKSLRRAAERGKVDDPDSVLGRIRFATELDDLADRELVIEAIVENEEVKVDLFSKLDKIVQPGAILASNTSSIPIMKLAVVTQRPQQVLGIHFFNPVPVLKLVELVPSLMTAEETTASARAFVEEGLGKQAILCQDRAGFVVNALLIPFILSAIRMMESGFATAEDIDHGLVLGAAHPQGPLALADLIGLDTTKAVAESLYEEFKEPLYAPPPLLARMVSAGLLGRKTGRGFYTYD, encoded by the coding sequence ATGACGCAACGGATCGGCGTAGTGGGCGGCGGACTGATGGGGTCCGGCATCGCGGAGGTCTGCGCGCGCTCGGGACGGGACGTGATCGTCGTGGAGGCCAACGCCCCGGCCGCAGAAGCCGCCCGAGCGCGAATCGAGAAGTCACTCCGACGCGCGGCCGAGCGCGGGAAGGTCGACGACCCGGACAGTGTCCTCGGGCGGATCCGCTTCGCGACCGAGCTCGACGACCTCGCCGATCGCGAGCTCGTGATCGAGGCGATCGTCGAGAACGAGGAGGTCAAGGTCGACCTCTTCTCCAAGCTCGACAAGATCGTCCAGCCCGGGGCGATCCTCGCGTCCAACACCTCGTCGATCCCGATCATGAAGCTGGCGGTCGTCACCCAGCGACCGCAGCAGGTGCTCGGCATCCACTTCTTCAACCCGGTGCCCGTGCTCAAGCTGGTCGAGCTGGTGCCGAGCCTGATGACCGCCGAGGAGACCACCGCGAGCGCGCGGGCCTTCGTCGAGGAGGGCCTCGGCAAGCAGGCGATCCTGTGTCAGGACCGCGCGGGCTTCGTGGTCAACGCGCTGCTGATCCCGTTCATTCTGTCGGCGATCCGGATGATGGAGTCCGGATTCGCGACCGCCGAGGACATCGACCACGGACTGGTGCTCGGGGCCGCGCACCCGCAGGGGCCGCTGGCGTTGGCCGACCTGATCGGCCTCGACACCACCAAGGCGGTGGCGGAGTCGCTCTACGAGGAGTTCAAGGAACCGCTCTACGCTCCCCCGCCCCTGCTCGCCCGGATGGTCTCCGCCGGCCTGCTCGGCCGGAAGACCGGCCGGGGCTTCTACACGTATGACTAG
- a CDS encoding oxygenase MpaB family protein yields the protein MTALETGPVPVGAYPRRFREAEARGVRLGVPLRVLGRVKDVDERLMDRIGRAFGERDEPGAALADAIRTRAGQPGRVSMEQLRTALAGGIDAVPDAPPALAAFFAEVSATPDWVDWDLLDEGALVARRLGQNAADALTQLALIGGYRFGGPPDLLVATGGLVGDSTRRRLGETQKWVVELTKPGSLRPPAAGGPGGEAWRLTVHVRAMHALVNAAYQPRWDCARWGLPINQADQASTLFLFDGILILGCRGLGVRVTARESRALMHLWKYVGWLMGVDPYFLVDDEWERHRMSYHVLLAQSDISGAGPQLVRSIVEAQRRRRYPRWPERLQGVRARYEQERMLSMLTTFLGPTSMRDLGLPLRPPWAHAYIFVLNTLRYRALGRTSWGRRRLLAWGDRVSQEILDSHFLEEDQTVGELKA from the coding sequence ATGACAGCACTGGAGACCGGGCCGGTCCCCGTCGGCGCCTACCCCCGGCGGTTCCGGGAGGCGGAGGCGCGCGGCGTGCGGCTCGGCGTCCCGCTACGGGTGCTGGGCCGGGTCAAGGACGTCGACGAGCGGCTGATGGACCGGATCGGTCGCGCGTTCGGCGAGCGCGACGAGCCCGGGGCTGCGCTCGCGGACGCGATCCGGACGCGAGCAGGACAGCCCGGCCGGGTGTCGATGGAGCAGCTCCGCACCGCCCTCGCGGGCGGGATCGACGCCGTACCCGACGCGCCGCCGGCCCTCGCCGCGTTCTTCGCCGAGGTCTCGGCCACTCCCGACTGGGTCGACTGGGACCTGCTCGACGAGGGTGCGCTGGTCGCCCGCCGGCTCGGCCAGAACGCCGCCGACGCCCTCACTCAGCTCGCGCTCATCGGCGGCTACCGGTTCGGGGGGCCGCCCGACCTCCTGGTCGCCACCGGAGGCCTGGTCGGCGACAGCACGCGCCGCCGGCTCGGCGAGACCCAGAAGTGGGTCGTCGAGCTGACGAAGCCCGGCTCGCTCCGGCCGCCGGCGGCAGGCGGACCCGGCGGGGAGGCGTGGCGACTCACCGTCCACGTCCGCGCGATGCACGCCCTCGTGAACGCGGCGTACCAACCCCGGTGGGACTGCGCACGCTGGGGCCTCCCGATCAACCAGGCCGACCAGGCGTCGACGCTCTTCCTCTTCGACGGCATCCTCATCCTCGGCTGCCGCGGCCTCGGCGTGCGGGTCACCGCGCGCGAGTCGCGCGCGCTGATGCACCTGTGGAAGTACGTCGGCTGGCTGATGGGCGTCGACCCCTACTTCCTCGTCGACGACGAGTGGGAGCGGCACCGGATGAGCTACCACGTGCTGCTCGCCCAGTCCGACATCTCCGGCGCCGGGCCCCAGCTCGTGCGGTCGATCGTCGAGGCCCAGCGTCGGCGCCGCTACCCGCGGTGGCCGGAACGGCTCCAGGGCGTGCGCGCGCGCTACGAGCAGGAGCGGATGCTGAGCATGTTGACGACCTTCCTCGGCCCGACCAGCATGCGCGACCTCGGCCTGCCGCTCCGCCCGCCCTGGGCGCACGCCTACATCTTCGTCCTCAACACCCTGCGCTACCGCGCGCTCGGACGTACGTCGTGGGGCCGGCGCCGGCTGCTGGCCTGGGGCGACCGGGTCAGCCAGGAGATCCTCGACAGCCACTTCCTCGAGGAGGATCAGACCGTCGGCGAGCTCAAGGCCTGA
- a CDS encoding LysR family transcriptional regulator, producing the protein MNLLTALDALLEEGSVAGAAQRMHLSAPAMSRTLGRIRRATGDQILVRTGRTMTPTPRATEMRAEVHDLVQRARDVLQAERELDLDSLERIFTIRGHDAVTTAIGPRLMAVVQAHAPGVSVRLLAEASADTNDLRHGRVDLEVGSNEPELPEVRADLLGHDRLVVAMRADHPLVRGAFTAKRFAGASHLIVSRRGRLHDPIDEALAAQGLSRRVLASAPTSTAGLYYVRHTDLVVAVPEHVCRATIEALGLRTRALPIELPPVPLYLAWHERYTNDKAHSWFRSQMHESFDELFGREAA; encoded by the coding sequence ATGAACCTGCTGACGGCCCTCGACGCGTTGCTCGAAGAGGGGAGCGTGGCCGGCGCGGCTCAACGGATGCACCTCTCCGCGCCGGCGATGAGTCGCACCCTGGGACGGATCAGGCGGGCGACGGGCGACCAGATCCTCGTGCGGACCGGCCGCACGATGACGCCCACTCCGCGAGCTACGGAGATGCGCGCCGAGGTGCACGACCTCGTGCAGCGCGCGCGGGACGTGCTCCAGGCGGAACGGGAGCTGGATCTCGACTCCTTGGAGCGGATCTTCACGATCCGCGGCCACGACGCGGTCACGACCGCCATCGGCCCCCGGCTCATGGCTGTGGTCCAGGCGCACGCTCCGGGCGTCTCGGTGCGACTGCTGGCCGAGGCGAGCGCAGACACCAACGACCTGCGCCACGGCCGGGTCGACCTCGAGGTGGGCTCCAACGAACCGGAGCTGCCGGAGGTGCGCGCCGACCTGCTCGGCCACGACCGCCTGGTCGTCGCCATGCGCGCGGATCACCCACTGGTCCGAGGCGCCTTCACGGCCAAGCGTTTCGCCGGCGCCAGCCACCTCATCGTCTCGCGGCGCGGGCGCCTCCACGACCCGATCGACGAGGCACTGGCGGCACAGGGGCTCAGCCGTCGCGTCCTGGCCTCCGCCCCCACCAGCACCGCAGGGCTCTACTACGTGCGCCACACCGACCTCGTGGTCGCCGTACCCGAACACGTCTGCCGAGCGACGATCGAAGCACTGGGCCTGCGCACCAGGGCGCTGCCGATCGAGCTGCCCCCGGTCCCGCTCTACCTCGCCTGGCACGAGCGCTACACCAACGACAAGGCGCACTCCTGGTTCCGCTCCCAGATGCACGAGTCCTTCGACGAGCTGTTCGGACGCGAGGCCGCCTAA
- a CDS encoding aldo/keto reductase, translating to MIQVPLGTSGWEVSEFVFGAGSIGGVGTSSATRGKGISREEGLARLDEARGFGITLIDTADAYAGGESERVVGEWLKDRQPDDVLVSTKVGLISRPDGSRAIDNSPEHIERTLKQSLERLGRVDLLLSHAPDRETPLDVTLAAFAKAQESRSIQGYGVSNVDAARLVEVLETADRLRLPRPVVIENRLNLLDRADEAELLPIAHSEGIGYTPFSPLAGGVLSERYLDGAPPPPDSRIAVAGEMYYRGFYTPENLERVTALREVAREVEVGVSALALAWLRDHPSVTAPIIAPSTSAQWEAVREAAVVRVEGDLRDRVSAIFD from the coding sequence ATGATCCAGGTCCCGTTGGGAACATCTGGTTGGGAAGTCAGCGAGTTCGTGTTCGGAGCCGGCTCGATCGGCGGTGTCGGTACGTCATCCGCGACCCGCGGCAAGGGGATCAGCAGGGAGGAGGGCCTGGCCCGTCTCGACGAGGCGCGGGGATTCGGCATCACCCTCATCGACACCGCGGACGCGTACGCTGGCGGCGAGAGCGAGCGGGTGGTCGGCGAGTGGCTCAAGGATCGTCAGCCGGACGATGTCCTCGTCTCCACGAAGGTCGGGCTGATCAGCCGGCCCGACGGTTCGCGTGCGATCGACAACTCTCCCGAGCACATCGAGAGAACCCTGAAGCAGAGTCTGGAGCGTCTCGGTCGGGTGGACCTTCTCCTTTCCCATGCCCCCGACCGTGAGACGCCGCTCGACGTCACCCTGGCCGCGTTCGCCAAGGCCCAGGAGTCGCGCTCCATCCAGGGATACGGGGTCAGCAACGTCGACGCGGCTCGGCTGGTCGAGGTTCTCGAAACGGCTGATCGACTGCGACTGCCCAGGCCCGTCGTCATCGAGAACCGGCTGAACCTGCTGGACCGTGCCGACGAGGCCGAGCTGTTGCCGATCGCTCACAGCGAAGGAATCGGCTACACACCCTTCTCGCCGCTGGCGGGAGGCGTGCTGTCCGAGCGGTATCTCGACGGCGCCCCGCCTCCGCCCGACAGCCGGATCGCCGTCGCCGGTGAGATGTACTACCGGGGCTTCTACACGCCCGAGAACCTCGAGCGCGTGACCGCCCTGCGTGAGGTAGCGAGGGAGGTCGAGGTCGGTGTGTCTGCGCTGGCGCTCGCGTGGCTTCGGGACCACCCCTCGGTGACGGCGCCCATCATCGCTCCGAGCACGTCGGCCCAGTGGGAGGCTGTCCGCGAGGCCGCCGTCGTCCGGGTCGAGGGAGACCTGCGCGACCGCGTCTCGGCCATCTTCGACTGA
- a CDS encoding TetR/AcrR family transcriptional regulator — translation MSDVDVEAPGQPGRRPRGRPGYDRDTVLRRAIELFNRQGYDATSINDLAVDLGVSKSALYHHFDSKEALLSAALDEALEGLSSAVAAAADATRDESAYDRLRATVEAAVHILVAHLPAVTLLLRVRGNSPLEMSALERRRHIDEQLATLVRQAAAEGDLRDDVDPEVISRLVFGMVNSLTDWYRPDGPIPPDTIAAAVAGVLFQGLHASR, via the coding sequence ATGTCCGATGTCGACGTCGAAGCACCCGGCCAACCCGGTCGCCGCCCGCGCGGGCGCCCGGGCTACGACCGCGACACCGTGCTGCGGCGGGCGATCGAGCTGTTCAACCGCCAGGGCTACGACGCGACGTCGATCAACGACCTCGCCGTCGACCTGGGCGTCTCGAAGTCCGCGCTCTACCACCACTTCGACAGCAAGGAGGCGCTCCTCTCCGCTGCGCTCGACGAGGCCCTGGAAGGACTGAGCTCCGCGGTCGCTGCCGCCGCCGACGCGACCCGCGACGAGAGCGCCTACGACCGGCTGCGGGCGACCGTCGAGGCTGCCGTCCACATCCTCGTCGCGCACCTACCGGCGGTCACCCTGCTGCTGCGGGTGCGCGGCAACAGTCCCCTGGAGATGTCCGCGCTCGAGCGGCGGCGACACATCGACGAGCAGCTGGCCACCTTGGTCCGTCAGGCAGCAGCAGAAGGGGACCTGCGCGACGACGTCGACCCGGAGGTCATCAGCCGGCTCGTCTTCGGCATGGTGAACTCGCTGACCGACTGGTACCGCCCCGACGGGCCGATCCCGCCCGACACCATCGCCGCGGCCGTCGCCGGCGTCCTGTTCCAAGGGCTGCACGCGTCCCGCTGA